The following proteins come from a genomic window of Miscanthus floridulus cultivar M001 chromosome 2, ASM1932011v1, whole genome shotgun sequence:
- the LOC136540860 gene encoding probable membrane-associated kinase regulator 4, which produces MCPRATAQHCGDAMASVCSFVEEEYIDLDLSSCGEFEFRVRRSGAADELLCRGRLQPPPAAAPHKAAPPRPGGKAQEVDVGAGGGGCGGAGRRSAATVAPLQHSHSAGCRDDDTQPVARLRTECSRRRKAARTVHAKLLASRAFFRSLFARTSCSDEQCRGADVRASTRAAAAPPGETKSTACKAAFGQIKNGYHSGSGRAAPTTLRSSIEQEKLMDEEELAAASAAARQRKSFSGVIKWRHAATTAAPAKPLSSSSERRSSWVGGRPALKRSSSARSESEGLIQGAIAYCKRSQQQLGLARKSVSDAALCSASAPSAWPSNPARSAVVAYCH; this is translated from the coding sequence ATGTGCCCCAGAGCCACGGCTCAGCACTGCGGCGACGCAATGGCTAGCGTGTGTTCGTTCGTGGAGGAGGAGTACATCGACCTGGACCTCAGCTCGTGCGGGGAGTTCGAGTTCCGGGTGCGCCGGAGCGGCGCGGCGGACGAGCTTCTCTGCCGGGGCAGGCTGCAGCCGCCGCCGGCTGCTGCCCCGCACAAGGCCGCGCCACCGAGGCCTGGCGGCAAGGCGCAGGAGGTTGACGTCGGCGCCGGCGGTGGCGGCTGTGGTGGCGCCGGCAGGAGGAGCGCCGCGACGGTGGCGCCGCTGCAGCACTCGCACTCCGCTGGGTGCCGCGACGACGACACGCAGCCGGTGGCGAGGCTACGCACCGAGTGCTCCCGCCGCAGGAAGGCGGCGCGGACGGTGCACGCGAAGCTGCTGGCGTCCCGGGCCTTCTTCCGGTCTCTGTTCGCCAGGACATCGTGCTCCGACGAGCAATGCCGCGGCGCCGATGTCCGGGCCAGCACCAGAGCTGCTGCGGCACCACCCGGCGAGACGAAGAGCACTGCCTGCAAGGCGGCGTTTGGCCAGATCAAGAACGGCTACCACAGCGGCAGCGGCAGGGCGGCGCCGACCACCCTGCGGAGCAGCATCGAGCAGGAGAAGCtgatggacgaggaggagctcgcCGCGGCCTCGGCCGCCGCCCGCCAGCGCAAGTCCTTCTCCGGCGTGATCAAGTGGCGGCACgcagcgacgacggcggcgccggcGAAGCCGCTGTCGTCTTCCTCGGAGAGGAGGAGCTCCTGGGTTGGCGGCAGGCCGGCGCTGAAGCGGAGCAGCAGCGCCCGGTCGGAGTCGGAGGGGTTGATCCAGGGCGCCATCGCCTACTGCAAGCGGTCGCAGCAGCAGCTCGGGCTCGCCAGGAAGAGCGTCAGCGACGCCGCCCTCTGCTCCGCCTCCGCGCCTTCCGCCTGGCCTAGCAACCCGGCTCGATCAGCTGTAGTAGCTTACTGCCACTAG